A section of the Eublepharis macularius isolate TG4126 chromosome 1, MPM_Emac_v1.0, whole genome shotgun sequence genome encodes:
- the LOC129338496 gene encoding protein S100-A12-like, with product MSETQLEKCCECVINVFHQYSIRVDHFDMLSKGELKKLIEEQMPNFLKKKKDPKSIDRIFEELDKDKSGQITFEEFMVFMTRLLIACHDHIHQKEGQGHGHGHSH from the exons ATGTCTGAGACTCAACTGGAAAAATGCTGTGAATGCGTCATCAACGTTTTCCACCAATACTCGATTCGAGTGGATCATTTTGATATGCTCAGCAAGGGAGAGCTGAAGAAGCTGATTGAGGAGCAGATGCCCAACTTCCTGAAG aaaaagaaggaCCCAAAGTCTATCGATCGCATATTTGAAGAGCTTGACAAGGATAAGAGCGGGCAGATCACTTTTGAAGAATTCATGGTTTTCATGACCAGATTGTTGATTGCCTGTCATGATCACATCCACCAGAAAGAGGGGCAGGGTCATGGCCACGGTCACAGCCACTAA
- the LOC129336063 gene encoding protein S100-A12-like, with protein sequence MSETQLEKCCECIINVFHQYSIRVDHFDMLSKGELKKMIKEQMPNFLKKKKDQKSVDQIFEQLDKDKSGQITFEEFMACITKLLIACHDHIHKKEGQGHGHGHSH encoded by the exons ATGTCTGAGACTCAGCTGGAAAAATGCTGTGAATGCATCATCAATGTTTTCCACCAATACTCGATTCGAGTGGATCATTTCGATATGCTCAGCAAGGGAGAGCTGAAGAAGATGATCAAGGAGCAGATGCCCAACTTCCTGAAG aaaaagaaggaCCAAAAGTCTGTTGATCAAATATTTGAACAGCTTGACAAGGACAAGAGCGGGCAGATCACTTTTGAAGAATTCATGGCTTGCATTACCAAATTGTTGATTGCCTGTCATGATCACATCCACAAGAAAGAGGGGCAGGGTCATGGCCACGGTCACAGCCACTAA